In Kordia antarctica, the following proteins share a genomic window:
- a CDS encoding mechanosensitive ion channel domain-containing protein, which yields MIVPKDELLHTLLLIVIMIVTSFIIKKAIRKFSFVRAIEVNRRKVIFNICYFVIYLISGFFLALIWGVKFEDFAIFISSVLAVLGVGFFAQWSILSNITASFILFFYHPIRIGNRIKIIDKDYEWTGSVKNITAFYFFIETDEGQHISIPNALVMQKAIEILAKEEPIEKEEKELFEE from the coding sequence ATGATCGTTCCTAAAGATGAATTACTACATACGTTATTGTTGATCGTAATTATGATTGTTACAAGCTTTATCATAAAAAAAGCAATTCGTAAATTTAGTTTTGTACGAGCGATAGAAGTAAACAGGCGGAAAGTAATTTTCAATATCTGTTACTTTGTCATTTATCTCATATCTGGATTCTTTCTAGCCTTAATTTGGGGCGTAAAATTTGAAGATTTCGCCATATTCATCTCATCTGTTTTGGCGGTTTTAGGTGTCGGATTCTTTGCGCAATGGTCTATACTTTCAAATATTACGGCGAGCTTTATTCTGTTTTTCTATCATCCAATCCGAATAGGAAATCGCATTAAAATCATTGATAAAGATTACGAATGGACAGGTTCTGTAAAGAATATTACAGCGTTTTACTTTTTTATTGAAACTGATGAAGGTCAACACATTTCAATTCCTAACGCATTAGTTATGCAAAAAGCAATTGAAATTCTAGCAAAAGAAGAACCTATAGAAAAAGAAGAAAAAGAGTTGTTCGAAGAATAA
- a CDS encoding mechanosensitive ion channel family protein — protein MAIIQQSTTEDIQSTAGIVIDKLQSWWVAFVENLPNLGVALLVLILSYFLSRLVFKTTLKLVVGRVRQRSVAKLIAKVIAVIVVLLGLFLALSVLNLGQSISGLLTGAGISGVVIGLALQGTLSNTISGIVLSFRKNIRLGNWVETTGFSGEVMDIALNYLVLKEADNNIVIIPNKTILENPIKNFSLTTRMRVMIECGVGYESDLEQVEQITKNVIADSFDQIESTENVEFYYTEFGGSSINFLCRFWIDAENSLEQLKAKSKGIKKIRQAFAKEGINIPFPIRTLQFDDQTLHVSKAEKTEEA, from the coding sequence ATGGCGATCATACAACAGTCAACAACAGAAGATATACAATCAACAGCAGGAATCGTCATCGACAAATTACAAAGTTGGTGGGTAGCATTTGTGGAAAATTTACCAAACTTAGGTGTAGCACTTTTAGTATTAATACTAAGTTATTTTTTATCTAGATTAGTATTCAAAACTACTTTAAAACTTGTTGTCGGGCGTGTACGACAAAGATCTGTTGCAAAATTAATTGCAAAAGTTATTGCAGTTATAGTAGTATTGCTAGGATTATTTCTCGCTTTAAGTGTATTAAATCTTGGTCAGTCCATCTCAGGATTGTTAACAGGTGCCGGAATATCAGGTGTTGTAATTGGTTTGGCTTTACAAGGAACGCTTTCCAATACAATTTCGGGTATTGTATTATCCTTTAGAAAAAACATACGTCTTGGAAACTGGGTTGAAACCACAGGATTTTCAGGTGAAGTTATGGACATTGCCTTAAATTATTTAGTCTTAAAAGAGGCGGACAACAATATTGTGATCATTCCAAACAAAACTATTTTAGAAAACCCTATAAAAAACTTTTCACTTACTACACGAATGCGTGTGATGATAGAATGTGGAGTTGGATATGAATCTGACTTAGAACAAGTAGAACAAATTACTAAAAATGTTATTGCCGACTCTTTTGACCAAATAGAAAGTACGGAAAATGTAGAATTTTACTATACTGAATTTGGCGGAAGTTCCATTAATTTCTTATGTAGATTTTGGATTGATGCCGAAAACTCATTAGAACAGTTAAAAGCAAAGAGTAAAGGAATCAAGAAAATAAGACAAGCATTCGCAAAAGAAGGAATCAACATTCCATTCCCAATTAGAACCTTGCAATTTGACGATCAAACTTTGCATGTTTCTAAAGCTGAAAAAACGGAAGAAGCATAA
- a CDS encoding DUF1328 domain-containing protein yields MLRWTITFIVIALIAGVLGFGGIAGASAGIAKILFFVFLVLFVITLITGRKKI; encoded by the coding sequence ATGTTACGTTGGACAATTACATTTATCGTTATCGCATTAATCGCTGGAGTTTTAGGTTTCGGTGGAATCGCAGGAGCTTCTGCAGGAATCGCAAAAATCTTATTCTTTGTATTTTTAGTACTTTTTGTAATTACTTTAATTACTGGAAGAAAGAAAATCTAA
- a CDS encoding SOS response-associated peptidase family protein: MKYKLSNIASRTSLELTFRLPLMYPNTYKPNLIIDGLKEQSIPIITMHDPKHITKGIWGILPQDFEGDWKKFQKLKTTLHTNRNDIANNILYNEALEKRRCLILVTGFYMYQLDENEIKTFLVEKENAAPFSIAGIYNILEDGFITCSVINTEINDLLSSEKNLYDSMPLEIPQLFKNTWLSEQTAFNDIKHIISKPYLTKFKIQRIAS; this comes from the coding sequence ATGAAATATAAACTGTCAAACATTGCAAGCAGAACTTCACTCGAACTTACTTTTAGACTTCCATTAATGTATCCAAATACGTATAAGCCAAACTTGATTATTGATGGATTGAAAGAACAATCTATTCCTATTATAACCATGCACGACCCGAAACATATTACAAAAGGAATATGGGGAATTCTTCCGCAAGATTTTGAAGGAGATTGGAAAAAGTTTCAAAAATTAAAAACAACATTGCATACAAATAGAAATGACATTGCAAATAATATATTGTACAATGAAGCACTCGAAAAAAGGCGTTGTTTAATTTTAGTTACAGGGTTTTACATGTATCAACTTGATGAAAATGAAATAAAAACATTTTTGGTAGAAAAGGAAAACGCCGCTCCTTTCTCCATAGCTGGGATTTATAATATCTTAGAAGATGGTTTTATTACGTGTTCCGTAATTAATACAGAAATAAACGATCTTTTATCTTCTGAAAAGAATTTATATGATAGCATGCCGCTCGAAATTCCGCAGTTATTCAAAAATACGTGGCTCAGTGAACAAACAGCGTTTAATGATATAAAACACATCATTTCAAAACCGTATTTAACAAAATTTAAAATTCAAAGAATCGCCTCATGA
- the cls gene encoding cardiolipin synthase — protein sequence MIYFFYTVYALSFLWATFNILLYGDRPARSVGWILIIIILPIIGVTLYIIFGVNRKKFKFFRLNFNAKRRLYDFNKITKNIEEDEQPFVPKKYSKIDNLLKASSDFPTLEDNEVVLLKDGRITFDTIFEAMENAEKFIHAQYYILEKGDILDRIFKIFEQKISEGVEVRMLYDAVGSHDLKGKRLKRLKKIGVHIFPILPLKFNTILSTINYRNHRKILVIDGKIAFTGGVNISDKYITTDNPLGKWGDMHLQLKGYIVDHLHRIFIKDYYFASNKTLLTTDEYLPKQKKEGDSLVQIVSGGPDHMNLSILHQYLAMIGAADKSIYIENPYFIPNKALLESLKMAALQGIDVRIMVPKKNDSQLAKYSMFSNFQELLRTGVKIYTLDKFSHSKLIIIDKEIASVGSGNFDYRSFEHNYEANTLLYDTKIAEELATDFESEIDNCAQLEYEEFKKRPLKVKLFEGAARIFSPLL from the coding sequence ATGATATACTTCTTCTACACCGTTTATGCGCTAAGTTTTCTCTGGGCAACGTTCAACATACTTCTCTATGGAGACAGACCTGCGCGTTCAGTAGGTTGGATCTTAATTATCATTATACTTCCAATAATTGGTGTTACTTTGTACATTATTTTTGGTGTTAATCGTAAAAAGTTTAAATTTTTTCGTCTCAATTTTAATGCAAAACGACGTTTATATGATTTCAACAAAATCACGAAAAATATTGAGGAAGATGAACAACCGTTTGTGCCTAAAAAATATTCAAAAATTGATAACTTGTTAAAAGCAAGTTCTGACTTTCCTACGTTGGAAGATAATGAAGTTGTTTTACTTAAAGACGGAAGAATAACATTCGACACCATTTTTGAAGCTATGGAAAATGCTGAAAAGTTTATTCATGCACAATATTACATTTTAGAAAAAGGCGATATTTTAGATCGAATTTTTAAGATTTTTGAACAAAAAATTTCAGAAGGTGTAGAAGTTCGGATGTTGTATGATGCAGTTGGAAGTCACGATCTAAAAGGCAAACGATTGAAGCGACTCAAAAAGATTGGCGTACATATCTTTCCTATTTTACCATTAAAATTCAACACCATTTTATCTACCATAAATTATAGAAATCATCGAAAAATCTTAGTCATTGATGGAAAAATAGCCTTCACAGGTGGCGTAAATATATCTGATAAATACATAACGACAGACAATCCGCTAGGAAAATGGGGCGATATGCATTTGCAACTCAAAGGTTATATTGTAGATCATTTACATAGAATTTTTATTAAAGATTACTATTTTGCAAGTAACAAAACATTGTTAACCACAGATGAATATCTTCCAAAACAAAAAAAGGAAGGCGACAGTTTGGTTCAAATTGTTTCTGGCGGACCAGATCATATGAACTTGTCTATTTTACATCAATATTTAGCAATGATTGGCGCGGCAGATAAGAGCATTTATATTGAAAACCCTTATTTCATCCCAAATAAAGCATTATTAGAAAGTCTTAAAATGGCAGCATTACAAGGCATTGACGTTCGAATTATGGTGCCGAAAAAAAATGATTCACAATTGGCAAAGTATAGTATGTTTTCTAATTTTCAGGAATTATTACGAACTGGCGTGAAGATTTATACGTTGGATAAATTTTCGCATAGCAAACTTATTATTATTGATAAAGAGATTGCTTCCGTAGGTTCAGGAAATTTTGATTATCGGAGTTTTGAGCACAATTACGAAGCAAACACATTACTATATGATACTAAAATTGCTGAAGAATTGGCGACTGATTTTGAATCTGAAATTGATAACTGCGCGCAATTAGAATATGAAGAGTTTAAAAAACGTCCGTTAAAAGTGAAATTATTTGAAGGCGCTGCACGTATTTTTAGTCCGTTGCTTTAA
- a CDS encoding ferritin-like domain-containing protein codes for MKTYTEEIGDKLNILLEKNYDAEKGYTTASNNAKSAALTTFFERKAIQRKEFADQLKIELISVNQEPTTGGSIAGAAHRTWMNTIAWFSSDTDEAMLEEAMRGEKASIEDYNEVLNASISLPLSIQKVLSGQKKTIVNDTLTIKRLEDLA; via the coding sequence ATGAAAACGTACACAGAAGAAATAGGTGATAAATTAAATATCTTGTTAGAAAAAAATTATGATGCAGAAAAAGGATACACAACTGCATCTAATAATGCTAAAAGTGCAGCTTTAACAACCTTTTTTGAACGTAAAGCTATACAACGAAAGGAATTTGCAGATCAATTAAAAATAGAATTAATATCTGTGAATCAAGAACCAACAACTGGCGGAAGTATTGCTGGCGCTGCACACAGAACGTGGATGAATACAATTGCATGGTTTTCTTCAGATACTGATGAAGCAATGTTAGAAGAAGCAATGCGAGGAGAAAAAGCGTCTATTGAAGATTATAATGAAGTGTTGAACGCAAGCATATCATTGCCTCTTTCTATTCAGAAAGTATTATCTGGTCAGAAAAAAACAATTGTGAACGATACGTTGACTATTAAAAGATTAGAAGATCTTGCGTAA
- a CDS encoding DUF6268 family outer membrane beta-barrel protein has translation MQNFARILFLVSLFTFSSTAFAQLGDLARIDYTYLPKAKSDVEYSRFRALFNYPIKLKKEGTYLFLGLDYSNIHLKSDREFPFDTHDLNDFQLLSFTFSYTTPLKNDWRLGVRFQPGFSTNLAADALSLEDMVFSGTVVFIKEGKEYNGNPEKWILGVSYSGNAGFNFPLPFVSYFRKFRPDWSYNLGIPKTNLQYYFSQKHRLKAYAQLDGFTSNLQRDVPIINGEAARSINMSLILTGLQYEFHFAKRMQFYARAAYILNITNELRNENRDPIFALENKAKIYLRTGVKISI, from the coding sequence ATGCAAAATTTTGCTCGCATCTTATTTTTAGTAAGTTTATTCACCTTTTCCTCAACTGCATTTGCGCAATTAGGCGATTTGGCACGAATAGATTACACGTATCTTCCAAAAGCAAAATCTGACGTAGAATATTCAAGATTTCGCGCGCTGTTTAATTATCCAATAAAATTAAAGAAAGAAGGAACGTATTTATTTTTAGGACTCGATTATAGTAATATTCATTTGAAATCGGATCGCGAATTTCCTTTTGACACTCATGATTTGAATGATTTTCAATTGTTAAGTTTTACCTTTTCATACACAACTCCATTAAAAAATGATTGGCGTTTAGGCGTTCGTTTTCAACCTGGTTTTAGTACTAATTTGGCAGCAGATGCACTAAGTTTGGAAGATATGGTTTTCTCTGGAACAGTTGTTTTCATCAAAGAAGGTAAAGAATATAATGGAAATCCAGAAAAGTGGATTTTAGGAGTTTCGTATTCTGGAAATGCAGGATTTAACTTTCCATTACCTTTTGTTAGTTATTTTAGAAAATTTCGCCCAGATTGGTCTTATAATTTAGGAATTCCTAAAACGAATTTACAATATTATTTTTCTCAGAAACATCGATTAAAAGCGTATGCGCAACTAGATGGTTTTACATCCAATTTGCAACGCGATGTTCCTATTATTAATGGAGAAGCGGCAAGAAGCATCAACATGTCTTTAATTTTAACTGGACTTCAATACGAATTTCACTTTGCCAAACGCATGCAATTTTATGCGCGAGCTGCATACATTTTGAACATTACTAATGAACTTCGCAACGAAAATAGAGATCCCATTTTCGCATTGGAAAATAAGGCTAAAATTTATTTAAGAACTGGCGTTAAAATTAGTATTTAA
- a CDS encoding TIGR03915 family putative DNA repair protein translates to MQKVLVYDGSFEGFLSVVFKVYEEKLANVDIQREGNVQASFFGESEEIVTNKEHADRVWKGLKKKLTSFGCNQVFYSFQSELISVENTLLDYIQQVFKSTLNIEKDFSNSTILKISKITKSVSREKHRMEAFVRFRLTKDDLYFANIEPDFNVLPLIAKHFKSRYADQKWLIYDIKRKFGLYYNLENVETVVLDFPAHFDFTKTSGDFFADQELEFQELWQNYFKSTNIESRKNMLLHVRHVPKRYWKYLSEKQPL, encoded by the coding sequence ATGCAGAAAGTATTGGTGTACGACGGTTCGTTTGAAGGTTTTTTGAGTGTAGTTTTTAAAGTTTATGAAGAGAAATTAGCAAACGTTGATATTCAGAGAGAAGGAAATGTACAAGCTTCTTTTTTTGGTGAAAGCGAAGAAATTGTGACCAATAAAGAACATGCAGATCGTGTGTGGAAAGGATTGAAGAAAAAGTTGACTTCTTTTGGATGCAATCAAGTATTTTATTCGTTTCAAAGCGAACTAATTTCAGTTGAAAATACCTTACTCGATTATATTCAACAAGTATTCAAATCAACACTAAATATAGAAAAGGACTTTTCGAATAGTACAATTTTAAAGATTTCGAAGATTACCAAAAGTGTTAGTCGTGAAAAACATAGAATGGAAGCATTTGTGCGTTTCAGGCTTACTAAAGATGATCTGTATTTTGCCAATATTGAACCCGATTTTAATGTGTTGCCGTTAATTGCAAAACATTTTAAATCGCGTTACGCAGATCAAAAATGGTTGATTTATGACATCAAACGAAAGTTTGGATTGTATTATAATTTGGAAAACGTAGAAACGGTTGTGTTAGATTTTCCAGCACATTTCGATTTTACAAAAACGTCTGGAGATTTCTTTGCCGATCAAGAATTAGAATTTCAAGAGTTGTGGCAAAACTATTTTAAAAGCACTAATATAGAATCTAGAAAAAATATGTTGTTGCATGTTCGCCACGTTCCCAAACGCTATTGGAAATATTTGAGCGAAAAACAACCTTTGTAA
- a CDS encoding putative DNA modification/repair radical SAM protein: MSFERIKEKLNILADAAKYDVSCSSSGSNRANKDKGLGDSTGMGICHTYTEDGRCVSLLKILLTNHCIFDCAYCVTRKSNDIKRAAFKVQEVVDLTINFYRRNYIEGLFLSSGIFKSADHTMERLVSVAKKLRLEENFNGYIHLKSIPGASDELMREAGLYADRLSVNIEIPTREGLKRLAPDKNREDFIKPMKKVRNEIIQYKAEKKIIRSTPKYAPAGQSTQMIIGASGENDYQIMTASNFFYKKFNLKRVYYSGYVPISYDSRLPQIGTDVPMLRENRLYQTDWLMRFYGFDVSEILNETHQHLDLEIDPKLSWALRNIHEFPVDVNRADKRMLARVPGLGMKSVYKILHARKFRQLNWEHLKKLGVALNRAQYFMICNSHVFERRDLEPSKIKGLILQNSKSKFRNATSSQLNLFG, from the coding sequence ATGTCATTTGAACGAATTAAAGAAAAACTAAACATCTTAGCTGATGCAGCTAAATATGATGTTTCATGCTCTTCAAGCGGAAGTAATAGAGCAAATAAAGACAAAGGTTTAGGCGATTCAACCGGAATGGGAATTTGCCACACATACACAGAAGATGGACGTTGTGTGTCACTTTTAAAAATATTATTAACCAATCATTGTATTTTTGATTGTGCATATTGCGTTACACGAAAAAGTAACGATATCAAACGTGCAGCTTTTAAAGTGCAAGAAGTAGTCGACTTAACAATTAATTTCTATCGTAGAAACTACATTGAAGGATTATTTCTAAGTTCAGGCATTTTCAAAAGTGCAGATCATACAATGGAACGTTTGGTTTCAGTGGCGAAAAAATTACGCTTAGAGGAAAACTTCAACGGATATATTCACTTAAAATCTATTCCTGGTGCTTCAGACGAACTTATGCGTGAAGCTGGTTTATATGCTGACAGATTAAGCGTAAATATCGAAATTCCAACGCGAGAAGGTTTAAAAAGGCTTGCGCCAGATAAAAATCGGGAAGATTTTATCAAACCCATGAAAAAGGTTAGAAATGAAATCATTCAATACAAAGCCGAGAAAAAAATTATTAGAAGCACACCAAAATATGCGCCTGCTGGGCAAAGTACACAAATGATTATTGGCGCAAGTGGCGAAAATGATTATCAAATTATGACGGCTTCTAATTTCTTCTATAAAAAATTCAATCTAAAACGTGTCTATTATTCGGGTTATGTGCCAATAAGTTACGATAGTCGTTTACCGCAAATAGGAACTGATGTGCCAATGTTGCGCGAAAATAGATTGTACCAAACCGATTGGTTGATGCGTTTTTATGGTTTTGATGTGAGTGAAATTTTAAACGAAACACATCAACATTTAGACTTAGAAATTGATCCAAAACTATCGTGGGCATTGCGAAATATTCATGAATTTCCTGTGGATGTGAATCGCGCAGATAAACGTATGTTAGCACGCGTACCAGGTTTGGGAATGAAATCGGTTTATAAAATACTGCATGCGCGAAAATTTCGGCAATTAAACTGGGAACATTTAAAAAAGTTGGGTGTTGCGTTAAACAGAGCACAATATTTTATGATCTGTAATTCACATGTTTTTGAACGGCGCGATTTAGAACCTTCTAAAATTAAAGGATTGATACTTCAAAACTCTAAAAGCAAATTCAGAAATGCTACAAGTAGTCAACTAAATCTATTTGGATAA
- a CDS encoding DNA topoisomerase IB has protein sequence MGKHTLNKEFIKALRTQPEEIIDVYNLTYTTPEILDIKRKKKRKDFIYLLRKKRITDKVDLKRLENLVIPPAWKKVKIASLENAHLQATGRDDKNRKQYRYHPKWQKIRNQTKFFKMVVFADALPKLRTRVNIDIEQKQWTRTKVLAIVIKLLEESHIRVGNAYYTKKNNTYGLSTLRTRHLDVFKDKFTLQYIGKKGKENKITIKNKKLTRLINKCEEIPGWELFQYYDSDNNKQSIDSGMINEYIHNLCGDIFSAKDFRTWAASLIFFDTLSNVPYSDDLKTKEKQILKGIDAAAEALNNTRSVCRKYYVHPVIAERFLDGTITPYFKMADEFPASKETELQPNEKALKALLETYTPNFNKPLELQVK, from the coding sequence ATGGGAAAGCATACGTTAAACAAGGAATTTATAAAAGCATTGCGAACGCAACCAGAAGAAATCATAGATGTATACAATTTAACTTATACAACACCTGAAATTTTAGACATTAAAAGAAAAAAGAAGCGCAAAGACTTCATATATCTCTTGCGCAAAAAACGGATTACTGATAAAGTCGATCTAAAACGCTTGGAAAACTTAGTAATTCCGCCGGCTTGGAAAAAAGTAAAAATCGCAAGTCTGGAGAATGCACATTTACAAGCTACCGGCAGAGATGACAAAAACCGGAAACAATATCGGTATCATCCGAAATGGCAAAAAATTAGAAATCAGACTAAATTCTTCAAAATGGTCGTCTTTGCTGACGCATTACCAAAACTACGAACACGTGTCAATATAGATATTGAACAAAAACAATGGACACGAACTAAAGTATTGGCAATTGTAATAAAACTTTTAGAAGAATCGCACATTCGAGTTGGGAATGCGTACTACACCAAAAAGAATAACACGTATGGTTTATCGACTTTAAGAACGCGACATTTAGATGTTTTTAAAGATAAATTCACGTTACAATACATTGGTAAGAAAGGAAAAGAGAATAAAATTACCATCAAAAATAAAAAGCTTACACGTTTAATTAATAAATGTGAAGAAATTCCAGGTTGGGAACTCTTTCAATATTATGACAGTGATAATAATAAGCAATCCATTGACAGCGGAATGATCAATGAATACATTCATAACTTGTGTGGCGATATATTTTCTGCAAAAGACTTCAGAACTTGGGCAGCTTCTCTAATTTTCTTTGATACGCTTTCAAATGTTCCATATAGTGATGATTTAAAAACTAAAGAAAAACAAATTTTAAAAGGAATTGACGCTGCCGCAGAAGCATTAAACAACACGCGAAGTGTGTGTCGAAAATATTATGTACATCCTGTAATTGCAGAACGCTTCTTAGATGGAACAATTACGCCATACTTTAAAATGGCAGACGAATTTCCTGCATCCAAAGAAACCGAATTACAACCAAATGAAAAAGCACTCAAAGCATTGTTAGAAACGTACACACCAAATTTTAATAAACCGCTGGAATTGCAAGTGAAGTGA
- a CDS encoding hemerythrin domain-containing protein, with translation MNIFEAIRKDHDIQRKLLDALVDTSGDSAKRKQVFEALKHELLIHEDGEERHFYKPLISDDMMQKHARHGIAEHHEIDELVEKLEVTERDSSAWLKYAKDLKHKVEHHLEDEEHTFFQLAGKVLTETQKTDLATKYVEYIEECRSGKH, from the coding sequence ATGAACATTTTTGAAGCCATTAGAAAAGACCATGATATTCAACGCAAATTGCTAGATGCATTAGTAGATACTTCTGGCGACAGCGCTAAAAGAAAGCAAGTATTTGAAGCCTTAAAGCACGAATTACTAATTCATGAAGATGGTGAAGAACGTCATTTTTACAAACCATTGATTAGTGATGATATGATGCAAAAACATGCACGACATGGAATTGCGGAACATCATGAAATTGATGAACTCGTAGAAAAGTTGGAAGTCACCGAACGTGATTCGTCAGCATGGCTGAAATACGCGAAAGATTTGAAGCATAAAGTTGAACATCACTTGGAAGACGAAGAACATACTTTTTTTCAGTTAGCTGGAAAGGTATTGACTGAAACACAAAAGACAGATTTGGCAACCAAGTATGTGGAATATATTGAAGAATGTCGTAGCGGCAAACATTAA
- a CDS encoding ferritin-like domain-containing protein, with the protein MYNYTDELGNKLNSLLEKNYDAEKGYKKAAENAKSDGLTRFFERKSAERYNFGHEIKQELSNLNQEPDKGGSVAGAAHRTWMDVKSWFSSDNDEAMLEAAITGEKAALEEYNEVLSNKTEPHIPAQMMGVLGKQRMVIQSELETIKRLEDIID; encoded by the coding sequence ATGTACAATTACACAGATGAACTAGGAAATAAGTTAAATAGCTTATTAGAAAAAAATTACGATGCAGAAAAAGGATATAAAAAGGCTGCAGAAAACGCAAAATCAGATGGTTTGACACGTTTTTTTGAGCGTAAATCAGCAGAGCGTTATAACTTTGGACATGAGATTAAGCAAGAATTATCAAACTTGAATCAAGAGCCAGACAAAGGTGGAAGCGTTGCAGGAGCTGCACACAGAACTTGGATGGATGTTAAATCTTGGTTTTCTTCAGATAATGATGAAGCAATGTTAGAAGCTGCTATTACAGGAGAAAAAGCCGCTTTGGAAGAGTACAACGAAGTGTTAAGTAATAAAACGGAACCACATATTCCTGCGCAAATGATGGGCGTTTTAGGAAAGCAACGAATGGTTATCCAATCTGAATTGGAAACTATTAAAAGATTAGAAGACATTATAGATTAA
- a CDS encoding RICIN domain-containing protein — MIVKKSVFTGGHWKFIPKANGLYQLLNRDSNMYLASYGATKRGSKIKQTDTPGGGALWKVIRLQGGRILIQNNASLLFIGIIKDQDKVPLIQAGALSERIT; from the coding sequence ATGATAGTCAAAAAATCTGTGTTTACTGGCGGACACTGGAAATTCATTCCAAAAGCAAACGGATTGTATCAATTGCTAAACAGAGATTCTAACATGTATTTGGCTAGCTACGGTGCAACCAAAAGAGGTTCAAAAATAAAACAAACAGATACGCCTGGCGGCGGCGCACTTTGGAAAGTAATTCGACTTCAAGGCGGACGCATATTAATACAAAACAACGCTTCCTTATTATTTATAGGAATTATAAAAGACCAAGATAAAGTGCCATTGATTCAAGCTGGCGCGCTCAGTGAAAGAATTACGTGA
- a CDS encoding SDR family oxidoreductase, with protein sequence MKDRYALVTGGSSGIGRAACIKLAELKLNIIINYNTNHEGALETKKAVEDTGVKAVLLPFDVSDSTIVTDVLGKWIADNQDSFIEVLVNNAGMRKDKLIIFTSDQEWHDVVAANLHSIFYVTKQVLKQMILNRKGNIINISSLSGVKGWSGQVHYSASKAGIIGASRSLAREVGKKNIRVNVITPGFIDTRMISNLEEEKFKPGIALNRFGTPEEVGDLIAFLASEKSSFITGQTISIDGGDYHPLSG encoded by the coding sequence GTGAAAGATCGTTATGCATTAGTTACAGGCGGATCAAGCGGTATTGGAAGAGCTGCTTGTATTAAATTAGCCGAGTTAAAGTTAAATATTATTATTAACTATAATACCAATCACGAAGGTGCGTTGGAAACAAAAAAAGCTGTTGAAGATACAGGAGTGAAAGCTGTTTTGTTACCATTTGATGTTTCGGATAGTACTATTGTAACAGACGTACTTGGAAAGTGGATCGCAGATAATCAAGATTCATTTATTGAGGTATTAGTTAACAATGCAGGAATGCGCAAAGATAAATTGATCATTTTTACAAGTGACCAAGAATGGCATGATGTAGTTGCTGCCAATTTGCATTCTATCTTTTATGTTACCAAACAAGTTTTAAAACAAATGATTCTAAACCGAAAAGGAAATATTATAAATATTTCTTCCCTTTCAGGTGTAAAAGGTTGGAGCGGACAAGTACATTATAGTGCTTCAAAAGCAGGAATTATAGGAGCTAGCAGATCGTTAGCTCGTGAGGTAGGCAAAAAGAATATTAGAGTGAATGTAATTACTCCTGGGTTTATTGACACACGTATGATCTCTAATTTGGAAGAAGAAAAATTTAAACCAGGAATAGCATTAAATAGGTTTGGTACTCCTGAAGAAGTTGGTGATCTTATTGCATTTTTGGCTTCAGAGAAATCTTCATTTATAACCGGACAAACTATTTCAATTGATGGAGGTGATTATCATCCTCTATCTGGCTAA